The following are from one region of the Maribacter aquivivus genome:
- a CDS encoding FAD-dependent oxidoreductase codes for MIDPKFPELTNVQVERLKNYGEIEFYKEPTVVLDFGDRHYDFFVVLTGGIRIIDPDKKDENIAIHTRHQFSGSSSILSHRTVGVCGETLANTQLIRISPENLKSAIAKFSDISDVLLNAFLLREDALKNNVQGIKLIGSEHSNETYAIRDFMDKNDIWYNFIDSDKEDGLVQLLETFNLKESDLPVLINSQNEISVRPSIDEIGTCTGVRLQLDDDVYDVLVVGAGPAGLAASVYAASEGLKVLTIDSNSPGGQAGKSSKIENYLGFPTGISGRDLANNGYIQAQKFGCTISVPHRVEGIARKEGYYEVNSNNTSILKAKTVIAATGAAYRRLPLEGIEKFEGSGVYYSATSMHANMCKNSEIGIVGGGNSAGQAALFLASHAHKVYVIIRNEDIGAKMSDYLVQRIFACDNIEVLTGSNVVKVDGDTYLEKVEIKQSDTLVQNNINYLFTFVGAKPCTEWLDNIIDTDAKGFVHTGLTICDNALNGESVFKHRKPYTFETSLPGLFAVGDVRSGSVKRVASAVGEGSIVVSDIHKFLALETEAKII; via the coding sequence ATGATCGATCCAAAATTTCCTGAATTAACTAATGTTCAGGTAGAAAGGCTTAAGAATTACGGTGAAATAGAATTCTATAAAGAGCCAACGGTCGTTTTGGATTTTGGAGACCGGCATTATGATTTTTTTGTGGTGCTTACTGGCGGAATCAGAATTATAGACCCTGATAAAAAAGATGAAAATATTGCCATTCATACCAGACATCAATTCTCAGGTTCAAGTAGTATTCTTTCACACAGAACCGTTGGGGTTTGCGGTGAAACCTTGGCAAATACACAGCTTATAAGAATTAGTCCTGAAAACCTAAAAAGTGCCATTGCCAAATTCAGTGATATTAGCGATGTACTTCTGAATGCATTTTTATTGCGTGAAGACGCGCTGAAAAACAATGTTCAGGGTATTAAGCTCATTGGTTCTGAACACTCCAATGAAACCTACGCTATCCGTGATTTCATGGATAAGAATGATATTTGGTACAATTTCATTGATTCAGATAAGGAAGACGGATTGGTGCAGCTATTGGAGACTTTCAATTTAAAAGAATCTGATCTACCTGTTTTGATTAATAGTCAAAATGAGATTTCTGTTCGTCCATCCATAGATGAAATTGGTACGTGTACCGGTGTTCGGTTGCAATTGGATGATGATGTTTATGATGTTCTGGTGGTAGGTGCAGGTCCCGCTGGATTGGCTGCTAGTGTTTATGCCGCTTCAGAAGGCTTAAAAGTTTTGACCATAGACAGTAATTCCCCTGGCGGTCAAGCCGGTAAAAGTTCTAAAATTGAGAACTATCTTGGGTTTCCTACCGGAATTTCAGGACGTGACCTTGCGAATAATGGCTATATACAGGCACAAAAATTTGGTTGCACCATATCCGTGCCGCATAGGGTAGAGGGCATAGCGCGCAAAGAAGGTTATTACGAAGTTAATTCTAACAACACATCTATATTAAAGGCTAAAACGGTAATTGCCGCAACAGGTGCCGCGTATAGAAGACTGCCTTTAGAAGGTATTGAAAAATTTGAAGGTTCCGGAGTGTACTACAGCGCCACTTCAATGCATGCCAATATGTGTAAAAACAGCGAAATAGGTATTGTGGGCGGTGGCAACTCCGCAGGTCAGGCGGCATTGTTTTTAGCAAGCCATGCGCATAAAGTATATGTAATTATAAGAAACGAGGATATTGGCGCAAAAATGAGCGACTATCTAGTGCAGCGAATTTTCGCATGTGATAATATTGAAGTTTTAACGGGTAGTAATGTCGTTAAGGTTGACGGCGATACGTATTTGGAAAAGGTAGAAATCAAGCAAAGCGATACTTTAGTCCAAAACAACATTAATTACCTGTTTACATTTGTTGGCGCAAAACCGTGTACGGAGTGGTTAGACAATATTATAGATACGGATGCTAAAGGCTTTGTACATACAGGGCTCACTATTTGCGATAATGCTTTAAATGGCGAATCAGTTTTCAAACATAGAAAACCTTACACTTTTGAAACCAGTTTACCAGGACTTTTTGCCGTTGGGGATGTGCGTTCCGGGTCGGTTAAACGTGTAGCTTCGGCAGTAGGTGAGGGGTCTATTGTAGTTAGTGACATCCATAAATTTTTAGCGCTTGAAACCGAAGCAAAAATTATATAG
- a CDS encoding AraC family transcriptional regulator: MPRTIIENIVIQEYKDQTFFEFCKYTTIRFFEIVYFEKGSGTIKINGKTVNYSANSIFVFVPDDIYIVNPESATTTVAIKFLKSFFRGDAPQNANLPVNDWFRKIEGILNSESHQLREMRFETESDKIHLLSLIKMVAAENDKKKSYDLFIIQNSLSVILHLIARNIQFLNADMSARIVESSKIQQIINFIHANIYNSELLTTKNLAEEFHMADNYISEYFKKHTDVSLKKYILNYKLKLVETRLKYTDLQFSEIAMELGFTDSSHLNKTFQSYKGMTIGAYKASISQ; this comes from the coding sequence ATGCCACGTACCATAATCGAAAATATTGTAATTCAAGAATACAAAGACCAAACCTTTTTTGAATTTTGTAAGTATACTACCATCCGGTTTTTTGAGATTGTGTATTTTGAAAAGGGTAGCGGCACCATAAAGATTAATGGGAAAACGGTAAACTATTCGGCTAATAGTATTTTTGTTTTTGTGCCAGATGATATTTATATCGTAAACCCAGAATCGGCGACTACAACTGTAGCTATTAAGTTTTTAAAGAGCTTTTTTAGGGGAGATGCACCGCAAAATGCAAATCTTCCTGTGAACGATTGGTTTCGTAAAATTGAAGGGATTCTAAATAGTGAAAGTCATCAATTACGTGAAATGCGTTTTGAAACCGAATCGGACAAAATACATTTACTTTCATTGATAAAAATGGTGGCGGCAGAAAACGATAAAAAGAAATCATATGACCTGTTTATCATTCAAAATTCACTTTCTGTAATTCTTCACCTTATTGCCCGTAACATTCAGTTTTTAAATGCTGATATGAGTGCCAGAATAGTGGAGTCTTCTAAAATTCAGCAAATCATCAACTTTATTCACGCCAATATTTACAATTCGGAATTGCTGACCACCAAAAACTTGGCAGAGGAGTTTCATATGGCGGACAATTACATCAGTGAATATTTTAAAAAGCATACTGATGTTTCGCTAAAAAAGTACATTCTTAACTACAAATTAAAACTCGTAGAAACCCGATTAAAATATACCGATTTACAGTTTTCTGAAATTGCAATGGAATTAGGTTTTACAGATTCTAGTCACCTTAACAAGACCTTCCAAAGTTATAAGGGGATGACTATTGGTGCTTATAAGGCAAGTATTTCCCAATAA